A single window of Flagellimonas maritima DNA harbors:
- a CDS encoding DUF368 domain-containing protein, whose product MHQPRTFLDNFFLVVKGLCMGAANKVPGVSGGIVAFVGGFYEEFIYSLQKINSKAFKLLVNGRFKSFYQYVNGQFLLLLIFGMLISYFSISKILDFFLEQNELFVWASFFGMILGSIYYVSKEFDHWNKKTVVAGIIGLLIGISISFLNPAKENDNLLFIFFCGIISVSGMTLPGLSGSFILILFGNYVLLLVDSVNALYDTFSEIFAGDFGFLDNAQRIDSLIILGVFTLGSATGLVTFSHLLSYLLKHYKEISTAVIVGFITGSLGVLWPWKRTMFKIDEAGNPLLDSNGDKIVLNYKRYIPDLSAPDTWWAIFFVILGIMLLLVLDWYGKNRKEREQVRTIG is encoded by the coding sequence ATGCATCAACCCAGAACATTTCTTGATAATTTTTTCTTGGTAGTTAAAGGGCTTTGCATGGGTGCTGCAAACAAGGTTCCCGGCGTCTCAGGAGGAATAGTCGCCTTTGTAGGTGGTTTTTATGAAGAATTTATCTATTCCCTACAAAAGATTAATTCAAAGGCTTTTAAATTGCTTGTCAATGGCAGGTTCAAAAGCTTTTATCAATATGTAAACGGGCAGTTTTTGCTTTTACTGATTTTTGGAATGCTTATCAGTTATTTTAGTATTTCAAAAATTTTGGACTTCTTTTTGGAACAAAATGAACTTTTTGTCTGGGCCTCCTTTTTTGGTATGATTCTAGGGTCTATTTATTACGTTTCCAAAGAATTTGACCATTGGAACAAGAAGACTGTCGTAGCGGGAATTATTGGTTTACTGATCGGTATCTCAATAAGCTTTTTGAACCCTGCGAAGGAAAATGATAATCTTCTCTTTATTTTTTTCTGTGGAATTATAAGCGTATCGGGGATGACCTTGCCTGGACTTTCAGGCTCTTTCATCTTAATTCTTTTTGGTAATTATGTATTGTTGCTGGTCGATTCGGTAAATGCTCTATATGATACGTTTTCAGAAATATTCGCGGGAGATTTTGGTTTTCTGGACAATGCACAGCGCATAGATTCCCTAATAATACTCGGGGTATTCACACTTGGCTCCGCTACGGGACTTGTTACCTTTTCACACTTGCTGAGCTATTTACTTAAACATTATAAGGAAATATCTACAGCTGTTATCGTAGGTTTTATAACGGGATCACTGGGGGTATTGTGGCCATGGAAAAGAACGATGTTCAAAATTGATGAAGCTGGCAACCCCCTGCTCGATTCCAATGGGGACAAAATAGTATTGAACTATAAGCGCTACATTCCTGATTTATCGGCTCCCGATACATGGTGGGCCATATTTTTTGTGATTTTAGGAATTATGTTATTATTGGTACTGGATTGGTATGGAAAAAACAGAAAAGAAAGAGAACAGGTACGGACTATTGGGTAA
- a CDS encoding tetratricopeptide repeat protein, with amino-acid sequence MALNSNEYPDKSINKFESMLKTDDVYFFDAEDFEEIIHHYLNNGKISLGKKAIQIGLEQHPNALEIKLLRVEVLVFEDRYEDAGKLLDELQNIDSNNEEIYIQRANIQSKQDNHYEAVSLLMEALHISEDSFDIHSLLGMEYLFLDDFEKAKRSFMKCVEFDDRDYSSLYNVVYCFEFLEDFNGAVYYLNDYLERNPYCEVAWHQLGKMYYTMDMYDEALTAFDFAIISDDSFIGAYFEKGKVLEKMGRYNDAIENYEITISIEDPTSHAYLRIGRCHEKLGNDDLAKYYYYNTVHEDPLLDKGWLAITDFHYKLENYEKALYYINKAINIDGENPLYWKKCAKIYFALDNFDEADFAYKQAVDLGNYEQDTWQNWADVLKNVGDYGSSIQVLVQGIEFYPESADLLYKLAGLYLKNNEIPNAKEKLSQAMQLDIDKFQLFEAEFPEFGEIKWLQKLVSEIKKTST; translated from the coding sequence ATGGCGTTAAATTCCAACGAATATCCAGACAAATCCATCAATAAATTCGAGTCCATGCTCAAAACGGATGATGTCTATTTTTTCGATGCAGAGGACTTTGAGGAAATTATTCACCATTATCTCAACAATGGAAAAATATCCTTGGGAAAAAAAGCGATTCAAATAGGTCTGGAACAACATCCCAACGCGTTGGAAATAAAATTGCTCCGTGTTGAGGTATTGGTTTTTGAAGATAGGTACGAAGATGCGGGAAAACTATTGGATGAACTTCAGAACATAGATTCCAATAATGAGGAAATTTATATACAGCGCGCCAATATCCAGTCCAAGCAGGACAATCATTATGAGGCAGTAAGTTTATTGATGGAAGCTTTGCATATCAGCGAAGATAGCTTTGACATTCATTCGCTTTTAGGAATGGAATATCTATTTCTTGATGATTTTGAAAAAGCCAAACGCAGTTTCATGAAATGCGTAGAATTCGATGACAGGGACTACTCCTCGCTTTATAACGTGGTGTATTGCTTTGAATTTCTGGAAGATTTTAACGGGGCGGTCTATTACTTAAATGATTATCTGGAACGTAATCCTTATTGTGAAGTAGCATGGCACCAATTGGGCAAGATGTACTACACTATGGATATGTACGATGAAGCACTTACTGCATTCGATTTTGCCATTATATCAGATGACTCCTTTATTGGGGCTTATTTTGAAAAAGGAAAAGTGCTCGAAAAAATGGGCAGGTACAACGATGCCATTGAAAATTATGAAATTACCATATCCATAGAGGACCCAACCTCTCATGCGTATCTCCGTATCGGAAGATGTCACGAGAAATTGGGCAATGACGATTTGGCAAAATACTACTATTACAACACGGTACATGAAGACCCGTTGCTTGACAAGGGCTGGCTGGCAATAACCGATTTTCATTATAAATTGGAGAATTATGAGAAGGCACTGTACTACATCAATAAAGCTATAAATATTGATGGAGAAAATCCGTTGTACTGGAAGAAATGTGCAAAAATCTATTTTGCCCTTGATAACTTTGATGAAGCCGATTTTGCCTACAAACAAGCCGTAGATTTAGGTAATTACGAACAGGATACATGGCAAAATTGGGCAGATGTCCTTAAAAATGTTGGGGATTATGGTTCTTCCATCCAAGTACTCGTTCAAGGTATCGAATTCTATCCGGAAAGTGCCGATCTTTTATATAAGTTGGCAGGACTCTATCTAAAAAATAATGAAATTCCAAACGCTAAAGAGAAATTATCCCAGGCGATGCAGCTCGATATCGATAAATTTCAATTATTTGAAGCGGAATTTCCAGAGTTTGGTGAAATCAAATGGCTCCAAAAATTGGTTTCGGAAATTAAAAAGACATCTACGTAA
- a CDS encoding DUF368 domain-containing protein — protein MKTRQFFDYVFITLKGMAMGAADVVPGVSGGTIAFISGIYEELISSINNINLSLFTTLRKEGLKAFWEKANGNFLLALFLGIFISVLSLAKILSWLLDNKPILLWSFFFGLVLASIIFVGKEITKWTVATIVTFCAGAVLAFFITELPPSENVDSLPYLFLSGALAVCAMILPGISGAFILVLLGSYKTILDALHERDMKIIITVAIGAVFGLLSFARILKWMFSHYKNITLALLTGFILGSLNKIWPWKKVLETKTFSDKIIIIDDMNVWPWAYNGDNQLILAIILAIIGFSLIFILEKFASKE, from the coding sequence ATGAAAACACGTCAATTTTTTGATTATGTGTTCATCACGCTAAAAGGGATGGCTATGGGAGCTGCAGATGTCGTTCCAGGAGTTTCGGGCGGTACTATCGCGTTTATTTCCGGTATTTACGAAGAACTTATCAGTTCCATCAATAATATCAACCTATCACTCTTTACGACTTTAAGAAAAGAAGGCCTAAAAGCTTTTTGGGAAAAGGCCAACGGGAATTTTTTACTGGCACTCTTTCTGGGGATTTTTATAAGCGTACTCTCACTCGCCAAAATTCTTAGCTGGCTATTGGATAATAAACCCATTTTATTGTGGTCTTTCTTCTTTGGGCTTGTATTGGCAAGTATAATATTTGTGGGAAAAGAAATTACTAAATGGACCGTAGCTACTATAGTCACATTTTGTGCAGGAGCTGTTCTGGCTTTCTTTATAACGGAACTACCTCCCAGTGAAAATGTTGACAGTCTACCCTATCTTTTCTTATCTGGAGCTTTAGCGGTATGCGCCATGATACTACCGGGCATATCCGGGGCGTTTATTCTAGTTCTGTTAGGTTCTTATAAAACTATTTTAGATGCGTTGCACGAACGGGACATGAAAATAATTATAACCGTCGCTATAGGTGCAGTATTTGGCCTACTAAGCTTTGCAAGGATTCTTAAATGGATGTTTAGTCATTACAAAAATATCACTTTGGCCTTATTGACTGGTTTTATCTTAGGTTCGTTGAACAAAATATGGCCTTGGAAAAAGGTATTGGAAACCAAGACTTTTAGTGATAAAATTATTATTATCGACGATATGAATGTTTGGCCGTGGGCATATAATGGAGATAACCAACTAATACTTGCCATAATCTTAGCTATAATCGGTTTTTCGCTTATTTTTATCTTGGAGAAATTTGCTTCCAAAGAATAA
- a CDS encoding aspartate aminotransferase family protein has protein sequence MLRDDFHTYQAQTTPHPLGLEISYAKGCYIYDAQGNAHLDFVAGVSACSLGHCHPSVVTAIKEQTEKYLHVMVYGEYVQQPAVELTKLLASYLPKNLETTYLVNSGTEAIEGALKLARRYTGRSQLIAAKNAYHGNTMGSLSLMDYEERKSAFRPLIPDVSFIEFNDKKDLAKITEKTAAVVLETIQGGAGFIMPEKGYLKKVRSRCNEVGALLILDEIQPGFGRTGKLFAFEHFNCVPDILVLGKGMASGMPVGAFVASKKIMMSLREKPKLGHITTFGGNPVIAAASLATLREITGTQLIEQTLEKEELFRKLLVHPLIKEIRGKGLMLALLFENQKVANYLVLTAAKKGLILFWLLFEPNAVRISPPLTISMKEISIGCDQIITILNEYRPAAVN, from the coding sequence ATGCTAAGGGACGATTTCCACACATACCAGGCACAAACCACACCGCATCCACTTGGTTTGGAAATTTCATATGCAAAAGGTTGTTACATTTACGATGCTCAAGGAAATGCACACTTGGACTTTGTAGCCGGGGTTTCCGCCTGCAGCTTGGGCCACTGTCATCCCAGTGTCGTAACAGCAATCAAAGAACAGACTGAAAAATATTTGCACGTTATGGTATACGGAGAGTATGTGCAACAACCAGCAGTAGAACTGACCAAACTCTTAGCGTCCTATCTACCTAAAAATCTGGAAACGACCTATCTGGTAAATTCAGGAACCGAGGCTATAGAAGGTGCCTTAAAATTAGCAAGGAGGTATACTGGCCGTTCTCAACTTATTGCGGCAAAAAATGCATATCATGGTAACACAATGGGCAGTCTAAGCCTAATGGATTACGAAGAGCGGAAAAGTGCCTTCAGACCTTTGATTCCAGATGTTTCGTTTATCGAATTCAATGATAAAAAGGATTTAGCCAAGATAACGGAGAAAACCGCGGCGGTCGTTCTAGAAACCATTCAAGGTGGAGCAGGGTTTATCATGCCTGAAAAAGGATATTTAAAAAAGGTAAGGAGTCGTTGCAATGAAGTTGGAGCCTTATTGATTTTGGATGAAATACAACCTGGTTTTGGGAGAACGGGAAAGCTATTTGCATTTGAGCATTTTAATTGTGTTCCTGACATATTAGTCTTAGGCAAGGGTATGGCGTCAGGAATGCCCGTAGGAGCATTCGTTGCATCAAAAAAAATAATGATGTCTTTAAGGGAAAAACCTAAATTGGGTCATATTACCACATTTGGCGGTAATCCCGTTATTGCTGCTGCCAGTTTGGCAACCTTACGTGAAATTACCGGAACACAGCTCATAGAGCAGACACTTGAAAAAGAAGAATTGTTCCGTAAGCTTTTGGTACATCCTTTGATTAAGGAAATAAGAGGTAAAGGTTTAATGCTAGCGTTATTGTTTGAAAACCAGAAAGTAGCCAATTATTTAGTATTGACTGCCGCCAAAAAAGGACTTATTCTTTTCTGGTTGTTATTTGAACCGAATGCCGTTCGCATATCGCCACCTTTAACGATTTCAATGAAAGAAATCAGTATAGGATGCGACCAAATAATAACTATTTTAAATGAGTACAGACCAGCTGCTGTTAACTAA